Proteins from a genomic interval of Hoplias malabaricus isolate fHopMal1 chromosome 13, fHopMal1.hap1, whole genome shotgun sequence:
- the si:dkey-16l2.16 gene encoding ras-related protein Rab-35 encodes MAGKDYNHLFKLLIIGDSNVGKSSLLLRFADNSFSGSYITTIGVDFKIRTVDIDGERVKLQIWDTAGQERFRTITSTYYRNTHGVIIVYDVTNPESFVNVKRWLNEISQNCDNVCKILVGNKNDDPSKKQVETQDALRFGESVGVRVFETSAKENINVEEMFMAFTHMVLRAKKQSQSRAEKEREREDTVHINSHRDRDRRKRGKKCC; translated from the exons ATGGCAGGAAAGGACTACAACCATCTCTTCAAACTACTCATCATTGGAGACTCCA ATGTTGGGAAGAGCAGCCTCCTCTTGCGATTTGCAGACAACTCCTTTTCTG GGAGCTATATAACCACTATTGGGGTGGACTTTAAAATACGGACAGTTGATATTGACGGAGAGAGAGTCAAACTCCAGATCTGGGACACAGCCGGTCAGGAGAGATTCAGAACCATCACTTCCAC gTATTACAGAAACACCCATGGGGTCATCATTGTTTACGACGTCACGAATCCAGAGTCGTTTGTTAACGTTAAACGATGGTTGAATGAGATCTCCCAGAACTGTGACAACGTGTGTAAAATATtag TTGGGAACAAGAATGATGACCCTTCCAAGAAGCAGGTGGAAACTCAGGATGCTTTGCGTTTCGGGGAGTCAGTAGGTGTTAGAGTATTTGAGACCAGCGCAAAGGAGAATATCAATGTAGAAGAg ATGTTCATGGCCTTTACACACATGGTTCTACGGGCGAAGAAACAGAGCCAGAGTCGAgcggagaaggagagggagagagaggacacCGTTCACATCAACTCTCACCGGGACCGTGAccggagaaagagagggaagaaaTGCTGCtga
- the thoc6 gene encoding THO complex subunit 6 homolog has translation MFMRLCLNECRIKSRDYPGFSRIYTENMGPVELLHMSVFSQSFSPCGRFLAAGNNYGEIAIFSLSAALSPDATDLSRKPVLTFAAHEGPVFALLSTDTHLLSSGNGEISAWSWVELIKRSTKAVWTRRPNYKTSLEIPEINAMIFSPKENSLIVGGGDNNIHIMDMETGMFKSVLQGHTDYVHCLALKEREGEILSGGEDGAVRIWDSRTSQAVHCIEVFKYEECARPQFGKWISCLVTDSDWMLCGGGPSLSLWHLRSMSPTSVFPLPGCQREAVFHQDAIMAVGEGPHVSHCLLGGSVKAQIPCTSPSLNTIALNLSSNEHKVMTVAGSSDKIDVFINFSYRAFSLSF, from the exons ATGTTCATGCGACTGTGTTTGAATGAATGCCGGATAAAGTCTAGAGATTATCCAGGGTTTTCGAGaatttacactgaaaatatGGGTCCTGTTGAG CTTCTTCACATGTCCGTGTTCTCTCAGAGTTTCTCACCTTGTGGGCGATTTTTAGCAGCTGGTAATAACTACGGAGAAATTGCCATATTTAG CCTGTCAGCTGCGCTGAGTCCAGATGCAACCGACTTGAGCCGGAAACCCGTTCTTACCTTCGCAG cacaTGAAGGGCCAGTGTTTGCACTGTTGTCCACCGACACTCACCTCCTCAGTTCAGGGAATGGAGAGATCAGTGCGTGGAGCTGGGTGGAGCTCATCAAGAGA AGTACCAAAGCTGTATGGACAAGGAGGCCAAATTACAA AACGAGTCTTGAAATCCCAGAGATCAATGCTATGATTTTCAGTCCCAAA GAGAACAGCTTGATAGTTGGCGGAGGAGACAATAATATTCACATCATGGACATGGAAACAGGGATGTTTAAG tcAGTGCTGCAGGGGCACACAGACTATGTTCACTGTCTGGctctgaaggagagagagggggagattCTCTCTGGGGGAGAGGACGGTGCAGTGAGGATTTGGG aCTCCCGGACGAGTCAAGCAGTGCACTGCATTGAGGTGTTTAAGTATGAG GAATGTGCTCGCCCCCAGTTTGGAAAGTGGATCAGCTGCCTTGTGACAGACTCTGATTGGATG CTCTGTGGTGGAGGCCCGTCCCTTTCTCTTTGGCACCTCCGCTCCATGTCTCCCACCTCAGTCTTCCCTTTGCCTGGCTGTCAAAGAGAAGCTGTCTTCCACCAGGACGCG ATCATGGCAGTAGGTGAGGGTCCCCATGTGTCCCACTGTCTGCTGGGAGGAAGTGTGAAGGCTCAGATCCCCTGCACCTCGCCGTCACTCAACACTATTGCCCTGAACCTCAGCAGCAACGAACACAAG GTGATGACAGTGGCAGGCAGCAGCGACAAGATTGATGTTTTTATCAACTTCTCTTACAGAGCCTTCTCCCTGTCTTTCTGA